From the genome of Triticum aestivum cultivar Chinese Spring chromosome 3B, IWGSC CS RefSeq v2.1, whole genome shotgun sequence, one region includes:
- the LOC123064747 gene encoding RNA exonuclease 4, whose product MNNSADAHSRHRCAACYRQFNRMEHLVEHMRSSHHSHHEPHCGVCGKHCRSLDALRVHLGFGASLPSKPACATAFQAHGCPLCLAVFPTTSALRAHCAACKLSRAPIPSSVQSLTRTMSRMGVRGGGGAVALGCKMVGGGSDGTLDVCARVCIVDEQEAILYESFVKPLIPVTHYRYETTGIRPEHLRDAPTVKQAMRRVQDILLNGEQSYSYSSRGAARLLVGHGLEHDLDALGMDYPAQLKRDTATYPPLMKTSARLMSNSLRYLTRSCLGYDIQTGGHHHPYDDCVAAMRLYKRMHAMSHVHLHGRPKDDDDESTAKAFPTWRQRELERMSPEELLAMSKPDYRCWCLDNDRRC is encoded by the exons ATGAACAACTCTGCAGATGCTCACAG CCGTCACAGGTGCGCTGCGTGCTACCGCCAATTCAACCGGATGGAGCACCTGGTGGAGCACATGCGGTCGTCGCACCACTCCCACCACGAGCCCCACTGCGGCGTCTGCGGCAAGCACTGCCGCTCCCTCGACGCCCTCCGCGTCCACCTCGGCTTCGGCGCCTCCCTGCCCTCCAAGCCCGCCTGCGCTACCGCCTTCCAAGCCCACGGCTGCCCCCTCTGCCTCGCCGTCTTCCCCACCACCAGCGCCCTCCGAGCCCACTGCGCCGCATGCAAGCTCTCCCGCGCTCCGATCCCCTCATCCGTGCAGAGCCTCACGAGGACTATGTCGAGGATGGGCGTTCGAGGCGGCGGGGGCGCCGTGGCGCTGGGGTGCAAGATGGTCGGCGGCGGGAGCGACGGCACGCTCGACGTGTGCGCGCGCGTCTGCATCGTCGACGAGCAGGAGGCCATCCTCTACGAGAGCTTCGTGAAGCCGCTCATCCCAGTGACGCACTACCGGTACGAGACCACGGGGATCCGGCCCGAGCACCTCCGCGACGCGCCCACGGTGAAGCAGGCGATGAGGCGGGTGCAGGACATCCTCCTCAACGGCGAGCAGTCCTACTCCTACTCCTCACGCGGCGCCGCCCGGCTCCTCGTCGGCCACGGCCTGGAGCACGACCTCGATGCGCTCGGCATGGACTACCCGGCGCAGCTGAAGCGGGACACGGCCACGTACCCACCGCTGATGAAGACCAGCGCCAGGCTCATGAGCAACTCGCTCCGGTATCTCACGCGGAGCTGCCTGGGGTATGACATACAGACCGGCGGCCACCATCACCCCTACGACGACTGCGTGGCCGCCATGCGCCTGTACAAGAGGATGCACGCCATGAGCCACGTGCACCTGCACGGCCGGCCCAAGGACGACGATGATGAGTCCACGGCCAAGGCCTTCCCGACGTGGAGGCAGCGAGAGCTGGAGCGCATGTCGCCGGAGGAGCTCCTCGCGATGTCCAAGCCCGACTACCGCTGTTGGTGCCTCGACAACGACCGGCGATGCTGA